A stretch of the Medicago truncatula cultivar Jemalong A17 chromosome 5, MtrunA17r5.0-ANR, whole genome shotgun sequence genome encodes the following:
- the LOC11437516 gene encoding phospholipase D beta 1 produces MAHLVYGETPSFGNSHHGQGQQLVPFPTTSTSLRILLLHGNLEICVQEAKNLPNMDTFHKKVGEMFSVLPKKLGGKIEGKMSRNITSDPYVTVSVAGAVIARTFVIRNNENPVWNQHFNVPVAHLASEIHFVVKDNDIVGSQVIGAVGIPVEKLCDGTKVEGFFPILNTNGKPFKTEAILSLSIQYTPVDKVALYSNGVGGDFQGVPATYFPLRKGGKVTLYQDAHVPQGCLPSLRVDGGDHDLSYESGNCWHDIFDAISQARRLVYIVGWSVYYNVSLIRDTRDGKDCTLGDLLKAKSQEGVRVLLLVWDDPTSNSMLGYKTVGLMNTYDEETRSFFKHSSVRVLLCPRSGGKGHSLLKQQEAGTIYTHHQKTVIVDADAGQHKRKIVAFIGGLDLCLGRYDTPAHSLFRTLQTTHKDDFHNPNFVGSVTGCPRQPWHDLHSKVDGPAAYDILTNFEERWLRALKMNTLQKMKTSHDDSLLKIDRISDIIGIHEVPCLDGHNKETWHVQIFRSIDSNSVKGFPKQPKDAIQRNLVCGKNVMIDMSIHSAYVKAIRAAQKFIYIENQYFLGSSYNWDSFKDLGANNLIPIEIALKIANKIKQKERFSVYIVIPMWPEGVPSSTATQRILFWQFKTMQMMYGTIYKALEEAGLANEYEPQDYLNFFCLGNRELAEDENISNVVKPTGQNNPQVLTQKNRRFMIYVHSKGMIVDDEYVLMGSANINQRSMEGTRDTEIAMGAYQPNHTWATKKSNPHGQVHGYRMSLWSEHIGGVEECFKQPESIECVRRIRSLSEYNWRQYVADEVTEMNGHLLKYPLEVDSKGIVKPLVGCETFPDVGGNIKGTFTVLQENLTI; encoded by the exons atggctCATTTGGTTTATGGTGAAACTCCATCTTTTGGAAACTCACACCATGGACAAGGTCAACAACTTGTTCCATTTCCAACCACTTCAACTTCCTTAAGGATCTTACTCTTACATGGCAACTTAGAAATATGCGTCCAAGAAGCGAAAAACCTTCCTAACATGGACACTTTTCACAAGAAAGTGGGGGAAATGTTTTCAGTCTTACCTAAAAAACTTGGTGGCAAAATTGAAGGCAAAATGTCTCGTAATATAACCAGTGATCCATATGTAACTGTTTCTGTAGCTGGTGCTGTTATTGCAAGAACTTTTGTAATTAGAAACAATGAGAACCCTGTTTGGAATCAGCACTTCAATGTACCTGTTGCACATCTTGCATCAGAAATTCACTTTGTTGTAAAAGACAATGATATTGTTGGTTCACAGGTTATTGGTGCAGTTGGAATTCCAGTAGAAAAATTATGTGATGGTACAAAAGTTGAAGGCTTTTTTCCCATTCTCAATACTAATGGAAAACCCTTTAAGACTGAAGCAATTTTGAGCTTGTCAATTCAGTATACACCTGTTGATAAGGTAGCCCTTTATAGCAATGGTGTTGGTGGTGATTTTCAAGGTGTTCCTGCTACATACTTTCCACTTAGAAAAGGTGGAAAAGTTACACTTTATCAAGATGCTCATGTTCCACAAGGTTGTCTTCCTAGTTTGAGGGTTGATGGTGGTGATCATGATTTGAGTTATGAGAGTGGAAATTGTTGGCATGATATCTTTGATGCAATAAGTCAGGCGCGACGATTGGTATATATTGTTGGTTGGTCTGTTTACTACAATGTTAGTCTCATTAGGGATACTAGAGATGGAAAAGATTGTACATTAGGTGATCTTCTCAAAGCTAAATCACAAGAAGGTGTGAGAGTGCTTCTACTTGTGTGGGATGATCCTACTTCTAACAGCATGCTTGGATATAAAACA GTTGGACTTATGAACACTTATGATGAGGAAACTCGCAGCTTTTTCAAGCACTCTTCAGTTAGGGTGCTTCTTTGCCCAAGATCTGGAGGAAAAGGACATAGCTTGCTGAAACAACAG GAAGCTGGAACAATCTATACCCATCATCAGAAGACAGTCATTGTGGATGCCGATGCTGGTCAGCATAAAAGAAAGATTGTAGCTTTCATTGGAGGCCTTGATTTATGTCTCGGAAGATATGATACTCCAGCACATTCTCTCTTTAGGACTTTGCAGACAACACACAAAGATGACTTTCATAATCCTAACTTTGTG GGTTCTGTTACTGGTTGTCCAAGACAACCATGGCATGATTTGCATTCCAAAGTTGATGGTCCTGCTGCCTATGACATTCTCACCAATTTTGAGGAGCGTTGGTTAAGAGCACTAAAAATGAATACACTTCAAAAGATGAAAACTTCACATGATGATTCATTACTGAAAATTGACAGAATCTCTGACATTATCGGCATTCATGAAGTACCTTGCCTTGATGGGCATAACAAGGAGACTTGGCATGTTCAG ATCTTCCGTTCAATTGATTCCAATTCTGTGAAAGGATTTCCAAAACAACCTAAAGATGCAATACAAAGG AACTTGGTTTGTGGAAAGAATGTAATGATAGACATGAGCATACATTCTGCATATGTCAAAGCAATCAGAGCAGCACAGAAGTTCATTTATATTGAGAATCAATATTTTCTTGGCTCGTCATATAACTGGGATTCTTTCAAAGACCTCG GTGCAAACAACTTAATTCCGATTGAAATTGCACTAAAAATAGCCAACAAAATCAAACAGAAAGAAAGATTCTCTGTGTATATTGTGATTCCTATGTGGCCTGAAGGTGTACCCTCAAGTACAGCTACTCAGCGGATTCTCTTTTGGCAG TTCAAAACAATGCAAATGATGTATGGAACAATTTACAAGGCATTAGAGGAGGCTGGACTTGCAAATGAGTATGAACCACAAGACTACTTGAATTTCTTTTGCCTTGGCAATCGCGAGCTCGCCGAAGATGAAAACATTTCAAATGTTGTAAAACCTACAGGACAAAACAATCCTCag GTACTCACTCAAAAGAACAGAAGATTCATGATATATGTTCATTCAAAAGGAATGATAGtggatgatgaatatgtgttaaTGGGATCTGCCAACATAAACCAGAGGTCAATGGAAGGCACTAGAGACACAGAAATTGCAATGGGAGCATATCAGCCTAATCATACTTGGGCAACCAAGAAATCCAACCCTCATGGCCAG GTGCATGGCTATAGAATGTCATTGTGGAGTGAGCACATAGGAGGTGTGGAAGAATGTTTCAAGCAACCAGAGAGCATTGAATGTGTGAGAAGAATAAGGTCATTGAGTGAGTATAACTGGAGACAATATGTGGCTGATGAAGTAACTGAAATGAATGGTCATTTACTGAAATATCCACTTGAGGTTGATTCAAAGGGTATTGTGAAGCCTCTTGTTGGCTGTGAAACATTTCCTGATGTTGGTGGAAACATAAAGGGCACCTTTACTGTACTTCAAGAAAATCTCACCATCTAA
- the LOC11429131 gene encoding hydroxymethylglutaryl-CoA synthase: MAPAAANNVGILALDIYFPPNCVQQEALEAHDGASKGKYTIGLGQDCMSFCSDVEDVISMSLTVVSTLLQKYEIDPKQIGRLEVGSETVIDKSKSIKSFLMQIFEKYGNTDIEGVDSTNACYGGTAALFNCVNWVESNSWDGRYGLVVCTDSAVYAEGPARPTGGAAAIAMLIGPDAPISFESKLRGSHMAHVYDFYKPDLASEYPVVDGKLSQTCYLMALDTCFKNFCQKYEKHEGKQFSLSDADYFVFHSPYNKLVQKSFARLVFSDFLRNPSSKDEVTNEKLGPFTTLSDDESYQSRDLEKASQQVAKPLYDEKVQPSTLIPKQVGNMYTASIYAAFASLLHNKNSSLEGKRVILFSYGSGLTATMFSLQLRETKHPFSLSNIARVMDVAEKLKSRHEFPPQKFIETLKLMEHRYGAKDYVTSKDSSLLAPGTFYLTEVDTMYRRFYTTKSSESNLTPAVNGLSVNGH, from the exons ATGGCACCAGCAGCAGCAAACAACGTTGGAATTCTTGCTCTTGACATCTACTTCCCTCCTAACTGCGTTCAACAG GAAGCATTGGAGGCTCATGATGGTGCTAGTAAAGGGAAATATACAATTGGACTTGGACAAGATTGCATGTCATTTTGCTCTGATGTTGAAGATGTCATCTCAATgag TTTGACAGTGGTTTCTACACTTCTTCAGAAGTATGAGATCGATCCTAAACAGATAGGTCGTCTTGAAGTAGGCAGTGAAACTGTTATCGACAAAAGCAAATCCATCAAGTCATTCTTGATGCAGATATTTGAG AAATATGGAAATACTGACATTGAAGGTGTTGATTCAACTAATGCTTGCTATGGAGGAACTGCCGCTTTGTTCAATTGTGTCAATTGGGTGGAGAGCAATTCATGGGATGGACGTTATGGACTTGTCGTCTGCACTGACAGCGCA GTCTATGCTGAAGGTCCTGCTCGACCTACCGGAGGAGCTGCTGCTATTGCTATGCTAATTGGTCCTGATGCCCCTATTTCTTTTGAAAGCAAATTGAGGGGAAGTCATATGGCtcatgtttatgatttttacaAACCTGACCTTGCTAGTGAATATCCG GTTGTCGACGGAAAGCTTTCACAAACATGTTACCTCATGGCTCTTGATACTTGCTTTAAAAATTTCTGTCAAAA ATACGAGAAACACGAGGGAAAACAATTCTCTCTTTCTGATGCTGACTATTTTGTATTCCACTCTCCTTATAACAAG CTTGTGCAAAAAAGTTTTGCTCGTTTGGTCTTCAGTGACTTCTTGAGGAATCCCAG CTCTAAGGATGAGGTTACCAACGAAAAGCTTGGACCTTTTACAACTTTATCCGATGACGAGAGCTACCAAAGCCGGGATCTTGAAAAG gcaTCGCAACAAGTTGCAAAGCCTCTATATGATGAGAAGGTACAACCATCTACTTTGATACCAAAGCAAGTTGGTAACATGTACACCGCGTCCATCTATGCAGCATTTGCATCCCTTCTTCACAACAAAAATAGTTCACTG GAAGGTAAGAGGGTGATATTATTCTCATACGGAAGTGGCTTAACTGCCACAATGTTTTCCTTGCAATTACGTGAAACTAAACATCCATTTAGTTTGTCAAACATTGCCCGAGTGATGGATGTTGCTGAAAAGTTGAAGTCAAGACATGAG TTTCCTCCACAGAAGTTCATTGAAACACTGAAGCTTATGGAACATAGGTATGGTGCCAAGGATTATGTAACAAGCAAGGACAGTAGCCTTTTGGCTCCAGGCACATTCTATCTCACCGAAGTTGATACCATGTATCGTAGATTCTATACAACGAAATCTAGTGAAAGCAATTTGACCCCTGCAGTTAACGGTTTGTCTGTCAATGGTCACTGA
- the LOC11427071 gene encoding LOW QUALITY PROTEIN: phospholipase D gamma 1 (The sequence of the model RefSeq protein was modified relative to this genomic sequence to represent the inferred CDS: deleted 2 bases in 1 codon) — translation MAHLVYGETPSFGNSTHGQGQQLVPFPTTSTSLRILLLHGNLEICIQEAKNLPNMDTFHKNLGAMLSILPKKLGNKMNQTSDPYVTVSVAGAVIARTSVIRNDENPVWMQHFNVPVAHQASEIHFVVKDSDIVGSQLIGAVGIPVEKLCDGAKVEGFFPILNTNGKPFKTETVLSLSIQYTPIDKITLYSNGVGSDYQGVPATYFPLRKGGKVTLYQDAHVPQGCLPGLRVDGGDHDVIYESGNCWQDIFDAISQARRLVYIVGWSVYYNVSLIRDTRDGKDCTLGDLLKAKSQEGVRVLLLVWDDPTSKSMFGYKTVGLMNTYDEETRSFFKHSSVKVLLCPRSGGKGHSWLKQQEAGTIYTHHQKTVIVDADAGQHKRKIVAFIGGLDLCLGRYDTPAHSLFRTLQTTHKDDFHNPNYEGSVTGCPRQPWHDLHSKVDGPAAYDILTNFEERWLMALKMTTLQKMKTSHDDSLLKIDRISDIVGIDEVPFHDEHNKENWNVQIFRSIDSNSVKGFPKEPKEAIQRNLVCGKNVMIDMSIHSAYVKAIRAAQKFIYIENQYFLGSSYNWDSYKDLGANNLIPMEIALKIANKIKHKERFCVYIVIPMWPEGVPSSTATQRILFWQFKTMQMMYGTIYKALEEAGLENEYEPQDYLNFFCLGNRELSDNENISNGVKSNGKNTPQALTKKNRRFMIYVHSKGMIVDDEYVLMGSANINQRSMEGTRDTEIAMAAYQPNHTWATKKSNPHGQVHGYRMSLWSEHIGGVEECFKQPESIECVRRIRSLSEYNWRQYVADEVTEMNGHLLKYPLEVDSKGIVKPLVGCETFPCWWKHKGHLYCTSRKSHHLNIFIHFILLLKLCQQLVYKLLRIFFHSIGVLRIELIAFKYGFTPIALNFIQDSFFVLFCVRYKPSEFLGERVYDNLEFS, via the exons atggctCATTTGGTTTATGGTGAAACTCCATCTTTTGGAAACTCAACCCATGGACAAGGTCAACAACTTGTTCCATTTCCAACCACTTCAACTTCCTTAAGGATCCTTCTCTTACATGGCAACTTAGAAATTTGCATCCAAGAGGCCAAAAACCTTCCTAACATGGACACTTTTCACAAGAACTTGGGGGCAATGCTTTCAATCCTACCTAAGAAACTTGGTAACAAAATGAACCAAACCAGTGATCCATATGTCACAGTTTCTGTGGCTGGTGCTGTGATTGCTAGAACTTCTGTGATCAGAAATGATGAGAACCCTGTTTGGATGCAACATTTTAATGTACCTGTTGCACATCAAGCATCAGAGATTCACTTTGTTGTAAAAGACAGTGATATTGTTGGTTCACAGCTTATTGGTGCAGTTGGAATTCCAGTTGAAAAGTTATGTGATGGTGCAAAAGTTGAAGGCTTTTTCCCCATTCTTAATACTAATGGAAAACCCTTCAAGACCGAAACCGTTTTGAGCTTATCAATTCAGTATACTCCTATTGATAAGATAACGCTTTATAGCAATGGTGTTGGTTCTGATTATCAAGGCGTTCCTGCTACATATTTTCCACTTAGAAAAGGTGGAAAAGTTACACTTTATCAAGATGCTCATGTTCCACAAGGTTGTCTTCCTGGTTTGAGGGTTGATGGTGGTGATCATGATGTTATTTATGAGAGTGGAAATTGTTGGCAAGATATCTTTGATGCAATAAGTCAGGCTCGTCGATTGGTCTATATTGTTGGTTGGTCCGTGTACTACAATGTTAGTCTCATTAGGGATACTAGAGATGGAAAAGATTGTACATTAGGTGATCTTCTCAAAGCTAAATCACAAGAAGGTGTGAGAGTGCTTCTACTTGTGTGGGATGATCCTACTTCTAAAAGCATGTTTGGATATAAAACG GTTGGACTTATGAACACTTATGACGAGGAAACTCGCAGTTTTTTCAAGCACTCTTCAGTTAAGGTGCTTCTTTGCCCAAGATCTGGAGGAAAAGGACATAGCTGGCTCAAACAGCAG GAAGCTGGAACAATCTATACTCATCACCAGAAGACAGTCATTGTGGATGCTGATGCTGGTCAGCATAAAAGAAAGATTGTAGCTTTCATCGGAGGCCTTGATTTATGTCTCGGAAGATATGATACTCCAGCGCATTCTCTCTTTAGGACTTTGCAGACAACACACAAAGATGACTTTCATAATCCTAACTACGAG GGTTCTGTTACCGGTTGTCCAAGACAACCATGGCATGATTTGCATTCCAAAGTTGATGGTCCTGCTGCCTATGACATCCTCACCAATTTTGAGGAGCGTTGGTTGATGGCATTAAAAATGACTACACTTCAAAAGATGAAAACTTCACATGATGATTCATTACTGAAAATTGATAGAATCTCTGACATTGTTGGCATTGATGAAGTACCTTTCCATGATGAACATAACAAGGAGAATTGGAATGTTCAG ATCTTCCGTTCGATTGATTCCAATTCTGTGAAAGGATTTCCAAAAGAACCGAAAGAGGCTATACAAAGG AACTTGGTTTGTGGAAAGAATGTAATGATAGACATGAGCATACATTCTGCATATGTCAAGGCAATCAGAGCAGCACAAAAGTTCATTTATATTGAGAATCAATATTTTCTTGGCTCATCATATAATTGGGATTCTTACAAAGACCTCG GTGCAAACAATTTAATTCCAATGGAAATTGCTCTAAAGATagcaaacaaaatcaaacacaaagaGAGATTCTGTGTGTATATTGTGATTCCTATGTGGCCTGAAGGTGTACCCTCAAGTACAGCTACTCAGCGGATTCTCTTTTGGCAG TTCAAGACAATGCAAATGATGTATGGAACAATTTACAAGGCATTAGAGGAGGCTGGACTTGAAAATGAGTATGAACCACAGGATTACTTGAATTTCTTTTGCCTTGGCAATCGCGAGCTTTCAGATaatgaaaatatttcaaatggTGTAAAATCTAATGGAAAAAACACTCCTCag GCACTTACTAAAAAGAACAGAAGATTTATGATATATGTTCATTCAAAAGGAATGATAGtggatgatgaatatgtgttaaTGGGATCTGCCAACATAAACCAGAGGTCAATGGAAGGCACTAGAGACACAGAAATTGCAATGGCAGCATATCAGCCTAATCATACTTGGGCAACCAAGAAATCCAACCCTCATGGCCAG GTACATGGTTATAGAATGTCACTATGGAGTGAGCACATAGGAGGTGTGGAAGAATGTTTCAAGCAACCAGAGAGCATTGAATGTGTGAGAAGAATAAGGTCATTGAGTGAGTATAACTGGAGACAATATGTGGCTGATGAAGTAACTGAAATGAATGGTCATTTACTGAAATATCCACTTGAGGTTGATTCAAAGGGTATTGTGAAGCCTCTTGTTGGCTGTGAAACATTTCCT TGTTGGTGGAAACATAAAGGGCACCTTTACTGTACTTCAAGAAAATCTCACCATCTAAACATTTTCATCCATTTCATTTTACTTCTCAAACTTTGTCAACAGCTAGTTTACAAGTTACTTAGGATTTTCTTCCATTCAATTGGAGTACTAAGGATTGAACTTATTGCTTTTAAGTATGGCTTTACCCCAATTGCTTTAAATTTTATCCAagatagtttttttgttttgttttgtgtaaGGTACAAACCCTCCGAATTCTTAGGAGAAAGAGTCTATGATAATCTGGAGTTTAGTTAG
- the LOC11437517 gene encoding homeobox protein HD1 → MQEPSLGMMQGSGGGYGGDGGGENRQLKAEIATHPLYEQLLSAHVACLRVATPIDQLPLIDAQLSQSHHLLRSYISQQTHSLSPHDRQQLDNFLAQYLIVLCTFKEQLQQHVRVHAVEAVMACRDIENTLQALTGVSLGEGSGATMSDDEDEQLQMDYGLDNQSSGGGGDHDMMGLGPLLPTESERSLMERVRQELKIELKQGFKSRIEDVREEILRKRRAGKLPGDTTSVLKNWWQQHAKWPYPTEDDKAKLVEETGLQLKQINNWFINQRKRNWHSNSQSVTSLKSKRKRVYCRPSNEMHQEI, encoded by the exons ATGCAAGAACCAAGCTTAGGGATGATGCAGGGTAGTGGTGGTGGTTACGGCGGAGATGGTGGCGGTGAGAACAGACAACTGAAGGCGGAGATAGCAACACATCCTTTGTATGAACAGCTTCTGTCTGCACATGTAGCATGTCTTCGAGTTGCTACTCCTATAGATCAGTTACCATTGATTGATGCTCAGTTATCTCAATCTCATCATCTTCTACGATCTTATATCTCTCAACAAACTCATTCTCTTTCGCCTCATGATCGtcaacaactcgacaacttccTC GCACAATATTTGATAGTTTTGTGTACATTCAAAGAACAACTTCAGCAACATGTCAGAGTTCATGCTGTTGAAGCTGTTATGGCTTGCCGTGATATTGAAAATACCTTACAAGCCCTCACAG GAGTGAGTTTGGGAGAAGGAAGTGGTGCGACAATGTCggatgatgaagatgaacaaTTGCAGATGGATTATGGTTTAGATAATCAGTcaagtggtggtggtggtgatcaTGACATGATGGGACTTGGTCCATTACTTCCTACTGAATCTGAAAGGTCACTCATGGAACGAGTTCGTCAAGAACTCAAAATTGAGCTCAAACAG GGTTTTAAGTCGAGAATTGAAGATGTAAGGGAGGAAATATTAAGGAAAAGAAGAGCTGGGAAATTACCAGGTGACACAACTTCAGTCTTAAAGAACTGGTGGCAGCAACATGCAAAGTGGCCTTACCCAACT GAAGATGACAAAGCAAAACTTGTGGAGGAGACAGGACTGCAGCTGAAGCAAATCAATAATTGGTTCATTAACCAAAGGAAAAGAAACTGGCACAGTAATTCTCAATCTGTCACCTCTTTGAAGTCGAAACGCAAGAG AGTGTACTGTAGACCCTCCAATGAGATGCACCAAGAGATATAA